Proteins encoded within one genomic window of Citrobacter amalonaticus Y19:
- the iscR gene encoding Fe-S cluster assembly transcriptional regulator IscR, with protein sequence MRLTSKGRYAVTAMLDVALNSEAGPVPLADISERQGISLSYLEQLFSRLRKNGLVSSVRGPGGGYLLGKDAGSIAVGEVISAVDESVDATRCQGKGGCQGGDKCLTHALWRDLSDRLTGFLNNITLGELVNNQEVLDVSGRQHSHDAPRTNRTQDAIDVKLRA encoded by the coding sequence ATGAGACTGACATCTAAAGGGCGTTATGCCGTGACCGCAATGTTGGACGTTGCGCTCAACTCCGAAGCGGGCCCGGTACCGTTGGCTGATATTTCTGAACGTCAGGGAATTTCCCTTTCTTATTTAGAACAGCTGTTCTCCCGTTTGCGTAAAAATGGTCTGGTTTCCAGCGTACGTGGACCAGGCGGTGGTTATCTGCTGGGTAAAGATGCCGGCAGTATTGCCGTCGGTGAAGTGATTAGCGCTGTTGACGAGTCGGTTGATGCGACCCGTTGTCAGGGCAAAGGCGGTTGTCAGGGCGGCGATAAATGCCTGACCCACGCGCTGTGGCGTGACTTGAGCGACCGTCTGACCGGTTTCCTCAACAACATCACGTTAGGCGAACTGGTGAATAATCAGGAAGTCCTGGATGTGTCTGGTCGCCAGCACAGCCACGACGCTCCACGCACAAATCGTACACAAGACGCAATTGACGTTAAGTTACGCGCTTAA
- the trmJ gene encoding tRNA (cytosine(32)/uridine(32)-2'-O)-methyltransferase TrmJ: MLQNIRIVLVETSHTGNMGSVARAMKTMGLTNLWLVNPLVKPDSQAIALAAGASDVIGNAQIVDTLDEALAGCSLVVGTSARSRTLPWPMLDPRECGLKSVAEAANTPVALVFGRERVGLTNDELQKCHYHVAIAANPEYSSLNLAMAVQVIAYEVRMAWLATQENRDAVVHEEAPYPLVDDLERFYGHLEQTLLSTGFIRENHPGQVMNKLRRLFTRARPESQELNILRGMLASIEQQNKSK; the protein is encoded by the coding sequence ATGCTGCAAAATATTCGAATCGTGCTGGTGGAAACGTCACATACCGGCAACATGGGCTCTGTTGCCCGCGCAATGAAAACAATGGGGTTAACCAACCTGTGGCTGGTGAACCCGCTCGTAAAACCTGACTCCCAGGCTATCGCTCTGGCGGCAGGGGCCAGTGATGTGATCGGCAACGCGCAGATCGTCGACACCCTCGATGAAGCGCTGGCCGGATGCAGTCTGGTGGTAGGAACCAGCGCACGTTCGCGTACGCTGCCGTGGCCAATGCTCGATCCGCGCGAATGTGGTTTAAAAAGCGTTGCGGAAGCGGCAAATACCCCCGTGGCGCTGGTGTTTGGTCGTGAACGCGTTGGTTTGACCAACGACGAACTGCAAAAATGCCATTACCACGTCGCGATTGCGGCAAACCCGGAGTACAGTTCGCTGAACCTGGCGATGGCGGTACAGGTCATCGCTTATGAAGTGCGCATGGCCTGGCTGGCAACACAAGAAAACCGTGACGCGGTGGTGCATGAAGAAGCGCCGTATCCGCTGGTGGACGATCTGGAGCGTTTTTACGGTCACCTTGAGCAAACGTTGCTGTCGACAGGGTTTATCCGTGAAAACCACCCCGGACAGGTGATGAACAAACTGCGTCGTCTGTTTACGCGCGCGCGTCCGGAGAGCCAGGAGCTGAATATTCTGCGTGGAATGCTTGCCTCTATTGAGCAGCAGAATAAAAGCAAGTAA
- the suhB gene encoding inositol-1-monophosphatase — MHPMLTIAVRAARKAGNVIAKHYETPDSVETSQKGSNDFVTNVDKAAEAIIIETIRKSYPQHTIITEESGEHEGTDQDVQWVIDPLDGTTNFIKRLPHFAVSIAVRIKGRTEVAVVYDPMRNELFTATRGQGAQLNGYRLRGSNARDLNGTIIATGFPFKAKQHATSYMNILGKMFTECADFRRTGSAALDLAYVAAARVDGYFEIGLKPWDFAAGELIAREAGALVCDFTGGHNYMTTGNIVAGNPRVVKAMLANMRDELSDALKR, encoded by the coding sequence ATGCATCCGATGCTGACCATCGCCGTGCGCGCAGCGCGCAAGGCGGGTAATGTAATTGCCAAACACTACGAAACGCCTGACTCAGTAGAAACCAGCCAGAAAGGCAGCAATGATTTTGTGACCAACGTCGATAAAGCCGCCGAAGCGATTATTATCGAAACGATCCGCAAATCTTACCCGCAGCACACCATCATCACCGAAGAAAGCGGTGAACATGAAGGTACCGATCAGGATGTTCAATGGGTTATCGATCCACTGGATGGCACCACCAACTTCATCAAACGTCTGCCTCACTTCGCCGTTTCTATCGCTGTACGCATTAAAGGCCGTACTGAAGTCGCTGTGGTTTACGATCCCATGCGTAATGAACTGTTCACCGCCACCCGCGGCCAGGGCGCCCAGCTGAATGGCTATCGTCTGCGCGGCAGCAATGCACGTGACCTGAACGGCACTATTATCGCTACTGGCTTCCCGTTCAAAGCCAAACAGCACGCCACCTCTTACATGAATATCCTCGGCAAAATGTTTACCGAGTGCGCTGACTTCCGCCGCACCGGCTCTGCCGCGCTGGATCTGGCGTATGTTGCCGCTGCCCGCGTTGACGGTTATTTCGAAATCGGCCTCAAGCCGTGGGATTTCGCCGCAGGTGAACTGATCGCCCGCGAAGCAGGCGCACTGGTTTGCGACTTTACCGGCGGTCATAACTATATGACGACCGGCAACATCGTGGCGGGCAACCCGCGCGTGGTAAAAGCGATGCTGGCGAACATGCGTGATGAACTGAGCGACGCGCTGAAGCGTTAA
- a CDS encoding nickel/cobalt transporter, translating into MSVILPNRVRTRRWISLWPLALFLLMAAIGGVWLWYAWPEVMVNSIVWQREVNQQMSVLLKAVAASPAQAGGSLLLFSFLYGVLHALGPGHGKVVITTWLATHPSKLKSSIGLTLASSLLQGLVAIGLVVVVLSILQLPARQLHLSGFWLEKGSYALVGILGLLLCWRALKKLHALLRKPTFTAFTPHHSHHENCGCGHQHLPNPEQLQHGDDWRARLMIILSMGMRPCSGAIMVLLFSKVIGVFYWGIASVLAMAAGTSLTITSLALLVHSFRTLAVRLSGNRAPVLWRQIGWSTLALAGGVILVVAAGVMWVSAVPVGRGIRPF; encoded by the coding sequence ATGTCAGTAATATTGCCAAACCGCGTCCGCACACGGCGCTGGATATCGCTGTGGCCGCTGGCGTTGTTTTTGCTGATGGCGGCGATCGGCGGCGTCTGGCTGTGGTACGCCTGGCCGGAGGTGATGGTCAACAGTATCGTCTGGCAGCGGGAGGTGAATCAGCAGATGAGCGTGCTGCTGAAAGCCGTTGCCGCCAGCCCAGCCCAGGCGGGCGGGTCGTTGCTGCTGTTTAGCTTTTTATATGGTGTGCTGCATGCGCTGGGTCCGGGGCACGGAAAGGTGGTGATTACCACCTGGCTGGCGACCCATCCTTCAAAGCTGAAGTCGAGCATTGGCCTGACGCTGGCCTCCTCGCTACTACAGGGGCTGGTGGCCATCGGGCTGGTTGTGGTAGTGCTCAGCATCCTGCAACTGCCGGCGAGACAGCTCCATCTGAGCGGTTTCTGGCTGGAGAAGGGGAGCTACGCGCTGGTGGGGATTCTGGGCCTGTTGCTCTGCTGGCGGGCGCTGAAGAAACTACACGCGCTGCTGCGCAAACCCACATTTACCGCTTTTACGCCACATCATAGTCATCATGAAAACTGTGGTTGTGGGCATCAGCACTTACCGAATCCGGAACAACTGCAGCATGGCGATGACTGGCGCGCACGGCTGATGATTATTCTGTCAATGGGGATGCGTCCCTGTTCCGGGGCTATTATGGTGCTGCTGTTCAGCAAAGTCATTGGCGTATTTTACTGGGGGATAGCGTCGGTGCTGGCAATGGCGGCGGGCACCTCGTTGACTATTACTTCTCTGGCGCTGCTGGTGCACAGTTTTCGCACGCTGGCGGTCAGGCTGAGCGGTAACCGCGCGCCGGTATTGTGGCGACAGATTGGCTGGTCGACGCTGGCGTTAGCCGGTGGTGTGATACTGGTGGTAGCAGCAGGCGTGATGTGGGTGAGTGCGGTACCTGTAGGGCGAGGGATAAGACCGTTTTAA
- a CDS encoding DUF1007 family protein: MIRGVLLVLFTFLTFTVSAHPHSFIRLKTEVVSDNGSIVALKMRWTMDELTSADLLYDAGDAKPGSEIWKKLAAEVMANVLGQHYFTEMWHNGQRVKFKNRPTEYGMARDEHQAVLTFVLPLAEPQPLSGQRYTFSTFDPSYYVDMSYEEDRDATLSLAMRERCKIALHTPEPSEASLSFAQSLDKDDAPPEDMELGKQFAQTVTVICQ; the protein is encoded by the coding sequence ATGATACGCGGCGTTTTGTTGGTGTTATTCACTTTTTTGACGTTTACGGTGAGCGCACATCCTCACAGTTTTATCCGTCTGAAAACGGAAGTGGTCAGTGATAACGGGTCTATCGTGGCGCTAAAAATGCGCTGGACGATGGATGAACTGACCTCTGCTGATCTGCTCTATGATGCGGGTGACGCTAAACCGGGTTCTGAAATATGGAAAAAGCTGGCGGCGGAAGTGATGGCGAATGTGCTGGGGCAGCATTACTTTACCGAAATGTGGCACAACGGGCAGCGCGTCAAATTTAAAAACCGGCCCACGGAATACGGCATGGCGCGTGATGAGCATCAGGCAGTGCTTACCTTTGTGTTGCCGCTTGCCGAACCGCAGCCGTTGAGCGGGCAGCGTTATACTTTCTCGACCTTTGACCCCTCTTATTATGTCGATATGAGTTACGAAGAAGACCGCGATGCGACGCTATCGTTGGCGATGCGTGAGCGCTGTAAAATCGCGTTGCACACCCCCGAACCGAGCGAGGCGTCGCTCAGTTTTGCCCAGTCTCTGGATAAAGACGATGCGCCGCCAGAGGATATGGAACTGGGTAAACAATTCGCGCAGACGGTGACGGTCATATGTCAGTAA